The following proteins come from a genomic window of Acinonyx jubatus isolate Ajub_Pintada_27869175 chromosome C1, VMU_Ajub_asm_v1.0, whole genome shotgun sequence:
- the LOC128314059 gene encoding 40S ribosomal protein S14-like yields the protein MAPLKGKEKKEEQVISLRSQVAEGENVFDVHHIFASFSDTIVRVTDLSGKETICCVTSEMKVKADRDESSPFAAVLAAQDVAQRYKELGTAALHIQLQATGANRTKIPGPGAQSTLRAIVHSGMKIGQIEEATPIPSDSTCRKGGCCGHRL from the coding sequence ATGGCACCTctcaaggggaaggaaaagaaggaagaacaggtCATCAGCCTCAGATCTCAAGTGGCTGAAGGAGAAAATGTGTTTGATGTCCACCACATCTTTGCATCCTTCAGTGACACTATTGTCCGGGTCACTGATCTTTCTGGCAAGGAAACCATCTGCTGTGTGACTAGTGAGATGAAGGTGAAGGCTGACCGAGATGAGTCCTCTCCCTTTGCTGCCGTGTTGGCTGCCCAGGATGTAGCCCAAAGGTACAAGGAGCTGGGCACCGCTGCCCTCCACATCCAACTCCAGGCCACAGGAGCAAATAGGACCAAGATCCCTGGCCCTGGAGCCCAGTCAACCCTCAGAGCCATTGTCCACTCAGGAATGAAGATCGGGCAGATTGAGGAAGCCACCCCCATCCCCTCTGATAGTACCTGCAGGAAGGGGGGTTGCTGTGGTCACCGTCTATGA